The segment GAAGACCACGGGGTTCATCGAGCCACCCCGGTCCCCCAGCAGATGGCCCAGGCCCCAGCCGCCGATGATCAGCAGGGCGGTGGCGGTGAAGGTGACGATCGCGTTGGTCGGGGTGCGGCGGGTGGGGTGGACGTAGCCGAAGAAGGACGGGAGCAGTCCCTCGCGTCCGGCGTTGAACACCAGGCGGGCCTGGGAGTTGATGCCGGCGATGAGTACGCCGAGGGTGGAGGTCAGGCCGCCCAGGTAGGCGGCGAACGCCAGGACGCCGAGGGTGCTGTGGGCGACTTCGACGAAGGGGATCTGGGCGGCGGCGAGCTTGTCCACGTCGTAGTCGAAGCCGGTCACCGTGGCGTAGGAGAAGAGCACATAGCTCGCCGACATGATCGCCACGGAGGAGAAGACAGCGCGGCCGACGTTGCGCCGCGGGTTCTCCGTCTCCTCGGCCAGTGCCGCGGAGTTCTCCCAGCCGATGAAGAGGTACACCGCCAGCGGGAAGCCGGCGGCCAGGCCCTTGAAGCCGCGGCTGATGTGGCCGGGCAGGAACGGGTCGAGGGAGAGGTGGCCGCGGTTGTTGACGATCGCCGCGACCGAGACCACGACCAGCACCAGCATCTCGACGCCGAAGAAGTAGCCGGCCCACTTGGTGGAGACCACGATCCCGCGCAGCATCAGCACCACCGCGACCCCGGTGAGCAGCAGTGTCCAGATGATCCACGGCAGGTCGACGCCTGTGTAGTGGTGCAGGGTGATCTGTACGAACCCGCCGGAGATCGCGATGACGGAGGCCATCGCGATGATGTAGCCCAGCGCCGCCAGCAGGGCCGTGGTCACCGCGCTGACCGGGCCGAAGGTCTTGCCGACGAAGGTGATGAAGCTGCCCGCCGAGGGGTGCGCCCGGGAGAACTGCGCCAGCGTGTTGCCCAGCAGCGCCACCGCGATGCCCGCGGCGACGATGGTCAGCGGGGAGGCGACGCCCGCAGTGGTGGCGAGGAAGGCGAAGCCGAAGAAGAAGCTCATGGCCGGGCCGACGTTGGCCATGGTGGCGGCGGCGATGTCCGCCATGCCGAGTACGCCGCCGCGCAGGCGCTGCGGCGTGCGTACGGGGCGTGCGGCGGGGCCCGGCGAGGACAACGGACCGGCTCCGGGGTCTGTCACTTCGGGAGCTCCTTCTGCGGTGTGGCGTTGCGCTGAGGTCAGCCCAGCCGGGCACGCTGGTGGGCCTTCACCGCGCGCACGGCCGGGTCCGTCGCACCACGGCCGAGTTCGGCGAGCAGCTCGGCGTGGCAGAGGTTCTGCGCCCGCACCATCGCGGGCTCGGGCACCGGCTGCAGCAGGCACAGCCGGCCGAGCAGGTCGGCGGCGAACTCGCGGATCCCGGGGCCGCCGAGGGTCTCGGCGAGGTCCAGGTGGAAGCGGGCTTCCAGTTCGAGCAGCCGGGTCGGGTCGTCGGCCAGGTCCATCTCCGTGACCAGCGCCTGGAGGCGTTCCAGCCGGTCGGCCGTGACCTCGCCGGAGCTGTGGGCCACCAGGCCGCATTCGAGCAGCAGGTGGAAGGCGTCGAGTGAGGCCGCTTCCTCCTCGTTGTGCAGCAGGGCCACGACCGCGTCCCAGCCCGGCGCGATGAAGGTCCCGCCCGCGCGCCCGCGCCGGCGGTCGAGCAGGCCGTCCTGGCACATGCCCTCCAGCGCGCGGCGGACGGTGATCTCGCTGATCCCCAGTTCGTCGGCGAGGACACCGGTGTCCGGCAGCCGGTCGCCCGGAAGCAGGGTCGCCAGCCGCACCCGTAGCGCGATCCGCGAGCGGACGAGCTCGGATCCGCTCTGACCCGCCCCGGGCAGGACATGGGCGTGTCCCACCAAGGGCCCGAACTTGCCCGCTGCGTTCACCACGACGCCACCCTAAACGGCCGGTCGAGCAGGGTCAGCCAGGCGTTGTGCAACAAATTAGAGCACTGTGAACATTTAAACAAGGCTTCCCCAACACCCACCCCCGCTCAGAACGTGGCAGGTCAGCCAGGGTGCGGTTCACCCAGGGCGGATCCCGAGCCGGACACCGCGGGAAGAAGGGGCGATCAGACCCTCTTGTTTTTTCTGATCGCCGTGAACTATTTTCCTCGGCGTCACCCGTCGCCACCGCATGCGACACGTGATCACCCGCGCCGTGCCTCCCCCGTTCGCACCCACTCCCCTGGATGTCGAAATGACGATACGTCCCCCTGTTCCGGTCGCCGACCCCAAGACCGGCGACGAGAGCCCCTCGGCAGGATCCGGTCTCCAGGCCGGACTGAAGAACCGCCATCTGTCCATGATCGCCATCGGCGGCGTCATCGGCGCCGGTCTGTTCGTCGGCTCCGGCTCCGGGATCGCGACCGCGGGCCCCGGCATCCTGCTGTCGTACGCCCTGGTCGGCGTGCTGGTCGTCCTGGTCATGCGGATGCTCGGCGAGATGGCCGCGGCCAACCCGACCTCCGGTTCGTTCTCCGCTTACGCGGACCGGGCGCTGGGCCGCTGGGCGGGCTTCTCGATCGGCTGGCTCTACTGGTTCTTCTGGGTCGTGGTGCTGGCCGTCGAGGCGACCGCCGGGGCCAAGATCCTGGAGGGCTGGATCCCGGCCGTCCCGCAGTGGGCGTGGGCGCTGATCGTGATGGTGGTGCTGACCGTCTCCAACCTCGCGTCGGTCGCGTCGTACGGGGAGTTCGAGTTCTGGTTCGCCGGGATCAAGGTCGTGGCGATCGCCGCGTTCATCGGGGTCGGCCTGCTGGCGGTCTTCGGGATCCTGCCGGGCGTCCACAGCGACACGGCCGGGCTGTCCAACCTGACCTCGCACGGCGGCTTCCTGCCCAACGGTCCCGGCACGATCCTCACCGGTGTGCTGATGGTCGTCTTCTCCTTCATGGGCAGCGAGATCGTCACCCTGGCCGCCGGTGAGTCCGAGGACCCGCAGCGCGCGGTCACCAAGGCCACCAACAGCGTCATCTGGCGGATCGCCGTCTTCTACCTCGGCTCGATCTTCATCGTGCTGACCCTGCTGCCCTGGAACTCCCCCTCCATCACCAAGGACGGCAGCTACGTCGCGGCGCTCGACTCGCTCGGCATCGCGCACGCCGGCCAGGTCATGAACTTCATCGTCCTGACTTCCGTGCTGTCCTGCCTCAACTCCGGCCTCTACACCGCCTCCCGCATGGCCTTCTCCCTCGGCCGCCGCGGCGACGCCCCCGCCGCCTTCGGCCGCACCGCCCGCCAGGGCGTACCGCAGACGGCGATCCTGGCGTCGGTGGTCTTCGGCTTCGTGGCGGTCTACTTCAACTACGCCTACCCGGACACGGTCTTCCTGTTCCTGCTCAACTCCTCAGGTGCGATCGCGCTGTTCGTGTGGCTGGTGATCTGCTTCTCGCAGCTGCGGATGCGCCGCATCATCGAGGCGGAGTCGCCGGAGAAGCTGGTCGTACGGATGTGGCTCTTCCCGTACCTGACCTGGGCGACCATCGCGCTGATCGTCTTCGTCCTCGGCTACATGCTCACCGACGACGCGTCCGGCGGCGGCCGGGACCAGGTCGTGCTGTCCACGCTGGTCGCGCTCGGGGTGGTCGGCATCGCGGTGCTGCGGCAGCGGCTGGCCGCCAGGCGCGCCAAGTACGCGGTCTCCGCGAACCAGTAGCAGGACCCCCGTCCCGGCCGCTGCGTGATGGCGGCCGGGACGGGGGTTGTGCAAAACGTTTTGGATCCTTAGCGTCCGGTCTCAACGGCTCGACGGAAGGATCCGTGATGCGGCGACTGATCGTGACGTCCTGCTCGGTGCTCGTGGTGCCCGAGCGGGGCCCGTGCCGGGTGGAAGCGGACCAGGACATCCTGGTCGAGGACGGAGTGATCGCCTGGCTGGGTCCGGCGGGCTCCGGGCCGGACCACGCGGGGGCGGAAGCCCTGGACGGTACGGGGCTGGTCGCCGTCCCCGGACTGGTCAACGCGCACACGCACGGCCCGATGGTGCTGATGCGCGGCGCCGCCGAGGACGTGAGCGTCGAGGCCTGGTTCAACGAGCGGGTCTGGCCGATGGAGGTCAACCTCACCCCCGACGACGTCGGCCTCGGCGCCGAGCTGGCCTGCGCGGAGATGCTGCTCAGCGGGGTGACCGCGTTCGCCGACCACTACTTCCACGCCGAGCGGATTGCGGACGCCGTCGTACGCACCGGAATCCGGGCGGACATCGCACCGACGTACTTCAGCAGCCGGGGCCGGGCGGCGCTGGAGGAGAGCGCCGCGACCGCCGCCGCCCTGCACGGCACGGGCGGCGGGCGGGTCACCGCGTCGCTCGGTCCGCACGCTCCGTACACCGTGGACGACGCGGACCTGGCCCGGGTCGCGGAGCTGGCGCGGGAGATGGGCGTACGGGTCCACATCCACGCCGCCGAGCACCTGGAGCAGACCGAGTCGAGCCTCGCCCGGCGCGGCGTCACCCCCATCGGGGTGCTGGAGCGGACCGGGGTGCTGGACGCCGGGGCGCTGATCGCCCACGGCTGCGGCATCACGGCCGCCGACCTGCCGCTGCTGGAGGCGCACCGGGACCGGACGGGCGTGGCGTGCTGCCCGAAGGTGTATCTGAAGCACGCGCTGAACCCGCTCACCCCGGTACGGAGCCTGCTGGAGGCGGGCGTCGCGGTGGGGGCGGGGACGGACGGGGCGGCCGGGCACAACACGCTGGACGTATGGGAGGCGATGCGGCTCATCGCGCTGACCCAGAAGCAGGCGGAGCGGGACGCGACCTGGATGACGGTCTCGGACACGCTCCGGCTGGCGACGCGCGGCGGGGCCCGGGCGGTGGGGCTCGGGGACCGGATCGGCGCGCTGGAGCCGGGCCGGGCCGCGGACATCGTGCTGGTCGACCTGGGCGGCCCGCACTGCCGGCCGGTGCACGATCCGCTGGCCGCCCTGGTCTACAGCGCCCGGGCGAGCGACGTACGCACGGTCCTGGTCGACGGGCGGGTCGTGGTGCGCGACGGGCGGCTGCTGACCGTGGACCTGCCGGGGCTGCTGGCCGAGATCGAGGCACGGGTGCCCGCGCTGCTGGACACCTCGCACGGCACGGCGGTGCAGCACTATGACCCGTGACCGGGACGAGGACGAGGGCAGACGGCGGATGCGGCGGCCCGCTTCCATAAAGGACGTGGCCGCCCACGCCCGGGTGAGCCCGACCACGGTGTCCCATGTGCTGAGCGGCAACCGGCCGGTCGCGCCGGAGACCGCCGAGCGGGTCCGCGCGGTGGTCAGCCGGCTCGGCTATGTACCGGCCTCGACGGCCCGCAACCTCCAGGCCGGCTCGACCAACGTCATAGGGCTGCTGGTGCCCGACATCACCAACCAGTTCTTCGCCGAGCTGGCCAAGGGGGTCGAGGACGCCGCCCACGACCTGGGCTACGGGGTCATCCTGTGCAACACCGAGTTCGACCCCGAGCGCGAGGACCGCTATCTGGAGCTGCTGCGGGGCCGGTTCATCGACGGCATGGTGTACGCGTCCGGGTCGCCGCCCTCCCGCGACCGGCTGGCGTCGCTGCTCGGCCGCTTCCCCATCGCCCTGGCCGACGAGGTGGTCCCCGGCCTGCTGGAGCAGACCATCCTGGTCACCGCCGACCACCGCGCGGGCGGCCGGCTGGTCGGGCAGCACCTGCGCGAGCTGGGCCACCGCCGGGTGCTGGCGGTCAGCGGCCCGGTGGACCTGGTCAGCAGCCTGGAGCGGATCGCCGGGTTCCGGGAGGCGTTCGGCGACGAGGGGGTCACCGAGGTCGAGGGCGCCTTCGTCGAGCGCTCCGGCTACGACATGGTGGCCGCCGCCCTGGACGGCTCCGGCCCGCGCGACTTCACGGCGGTGTTCGCCGCCAACGACCTCATGGCGCTCGGCGCGGTCGCCGCCCTGGAGGACGCCGGGCTCCGCGTCCCCGACGACGTCTCGGTGGCGGGCTTCGACGACATCATGCTCGCCGGCCGTGTCCACCCCTCCCTCACCACCGTCCACCAGCCCGCGTACGACGTCGGCCGCACGGCCGCCGCCCAACTGCTCCAGTACGTCCACCGCGGCGAGGTCCCGCCCGCCTCCCGGCACATCCTGCCGGTGCGGCTGCGGGTGCGCGGCAGCACGGCTCCCGTGGGCTTAGCGCCCTGACCTGGGGCGCTGCCCCCGGCCCCCGAACACCCTTGGAATCCAACGAAAGGCCGCACAGCGATGCCCCATGTCCTCCTCGTGGGTGAGTCATGGTTCACCCACTCCATCCACCACAAGGGCTTCGACTCCTTCCACACCTCCGAGTACGTCGAAGGGGCCGACGCCTTCCTCGGCGCGCTGCGCGATCGCGGCCACGAGGTGACGTACGTGCCGTCGCACGAGATACCCCGCCGACTGCCCACGACCGCCGAGGGGTTCGCGCCGTACGACGTCGTCGTGATCAGCGATGTCGGGGCCAACAGCTTCCAGCTCCCGCCGGAGACGTTCGGCCACTCGCGGCCCTCACCGGACCGGACCGAGCTGCTGCGGGCGTATGTCGAGGGCGGCGGGGGCCTGTTGATGGTGGGCGGCTATCTCACCTTCACCGGCATCGACGCCAAGGCACGGTGGGGCCGTACGCCGCTGGCGGCCGCGCTGCCGGTCGGGCTGCACGACCGGGACGACCGGGTGGAGCTGCCGGCGGGG is part of the Streptomyces sp. NBC_01262 genome and harbors:
- a CDS encoding APC family permease, giving the protein MTDPGAGPLSSPGPAARPVRTPQRLRGGVLGMADIAAATMANVGPAMSFFFGFAFLATTAGVASPLTIVAAGIAVALLGNTLAQFSRAHPSAGSFITFVGKTFGPVSAVTTALLAALGYIIAMASVIAISGGFVQITLHHYTGVDLPWIIWTLLLTGVAVVLMLRGIVVSTKWAGYFFGVEMLVLVVVSVAAIVNNRGHLSLDPFLPGHISRGFKGLAAGFPLAVYLFIGWENSAALAEETENPRRNVGRAVFSSVAIMSASYVLFSYATVTGFDYDVDKLAAAQIPFVEVAHSTLGVLAFAAYLGGLTSTLGVLIAGINSQARLVFNAGREGLLPSFFGYVHPTRRTPTNAIVTFTATALLIIGGWGLGHLLGDRGGSMNPVVFFTESSTLGTILILLVYLASNIALPLYYRRYRPQEFRVIRHLVLPALGALAILVPLYYLAKPGQPSPYNWFPYAALAILLLAVGYAALLVRRDPTLAERVGSIVADAD
- a CDS encoding FadR/GntR family transcriptional regulator, yielding MVNAAGKFGPLVGHAHVLPGAGQSGSELVRSRIALRVRLATLLPGDRLPDTGVLADELGISEITVRRALEGMCQDGLLDRRRGRAGGTFIAPGWDAVVALLHNEEEAASLDAFHLLLECGLVAHSSGEVTADRLERLQALVTEMDLADDPTRLLELEARFHLDLAETLGGPGIREFAADLLGRLCLLQPVPEPAMVRAQNLCHAELLAELGRGATDPAVRAVKAHQRARLG
- a CDS encoding amino acid permease, producing MTIRPPVPVADPKTGDESPSAGSGLQAGLKNRHLSMIAIGGVIGAGLFVGSGSGIATAGPGILLSYALVGVLVVLVMRMLGEMAAANPTSGSFSAYADRALGRWAGFSIGWLYWFFWVVVLAVEATAGAKILEGWIPAVPQWAWALIVMVVLTVSNLASVASYGEFEFWFAGIKVVAIAAFIGVGLLAVFGILPGVHSDTAGLSNLTSHGGFLPNGPGTILTGVLMVVFSFMGSEIVTLAAGESEDPQRAVTKATNSVIWRIAVFYLGSIFIVLTLLPWNSPSITKDGSYVAALDSLGIAHAGQVMNFIVLTSVLSCLNSGLYTASRMAFSLGRRGDAPAAFGRTARQGVPQTAILASVVFGFVAVYFNYAYPDTVFLFLLNSSGAIALFVWLVICFSQLRMRRIIEAESPEKLVVRMWLFPYLTWATIALIVFVLGYMLTDDASGGGRDQVVLSTLVALGVVGIAVLRQRLAARRAKYAVSANQ
- a CDS encoding amidohydrolase gives rise to the protein MMRRLIVTSCSVLVVPERGPCRVEADQDILVEDGVIAWLGPAGSGPDHAGAEALDGTGLVAVPGLVNAHTHGPMVLMRGAAEDVSVEAWFNERVWPMEVNLTPDDVGLGAELACAEMLLSGVTAFADHYFHAERIADAVVRTGIRADIAPTYFSSRGRAALEESAATAAALHGTGGGRVTASLGPHAPYTVDDADLARVAELAREMGVRVHIHAAEHLEQTESSLARRGVTPIGVLERTGVLDAGALIAHGCGITAADLPLLEAHRDRTGVACCPKVYLKHALNPLTPVRSLLEAGVAVGAGTDGAAGHNTLDVWEAMRLIALTQKQAERDATWMTVSDTLRLATRGGARAVGLGDRIGALEPGRAADIVLVDLGGPHCRPVHDPLAALVYSARASDVRTVLVDGRVVVRDGRLLTVDLPGLLAEIEARVPALLDTSHGTAVQHYDP
- a CDS encoding LacI family DNA-binding transcriptional regulator — encoded protein: MTRDRDEDEGRRRMRRPASIKDVAAHARVSPTTVSHVLSGNRPVAPETAERVRAVVSRLGYVPASTARNLQAGSTNVIGLLVPDITNQFFAELAKGVEDAAHDLGYGVILCNTEFDPEREDRYLELLRGRFIDGMVYASGSPPSRDRLASLLGRFPIALADEVVPGLLEQTILVTADHRAGGRLVGQHLRELGHRRVLAVSGPVDLVSSLERIAGFREAFGDEGVTEVEGAFVERSGYDMVAAALDGSGPRDFTAVFAANDLMALGAVAALEDAGLRVPDDVSVAGFDDIMLAGRVHPSLTTVHQPAYDVGRTAAAQLLQYVHRGEVPPASRHILPVRLRVRGSTAPVGLAP
- a CDS encoding glutamine amidotransferase; the encoded protein is MPHVLLVGESWFTHSIHHKGFDSFHTSEYVEGADAFLGALRDRGHEVTYVPSHEIPRRLPTTAEGFAPYDVVVISDVGANSFQLPPETFGHSRPSPDRTELLRAYVEGGGGLLMVGGYLTFTGIDAKARWGRTPLAAALPVGLHDRDDRVELPAGAAPRVVARHPVVDGLGGPDGTWPDLLGLNEVTVRDGAELLAECAGHPLLVVGGYGAGRSAAFTSDLAPHWAPPGFLAWEGYPELWDRLVRWLSQSVREDV